The Pedosphaera parvula Ellin514 region ATACCTACGGAAAAAAGATCGAATCGTCTGGTCCGTGGTATAAATCGATGAAAATCACGAAGCAGGGGGTTTGTTTGAGCTTTGACCACTTGGCTGGCGGCCTGGTGGCGAAGGGGGACAAACTCACAGGCTTTGCGATCGCAGGGGACGATAAAAAGTTTGTCTGGGCAGATGCTGTTATCGACGGAAAGAATATATTCGTATCCTCTCCCAAAGTGAAAAAACCGGTGGCCGTGCGTTACGCCTGGGATGCCAACCCGGTTTGCAATCTTTATAACAAGGCGGGATTACCAGCCGTTCCTTTCCGCACTGATGACTGGCCCATGTTGACCAAGAATAATAAATGAATGGACAAGGTCGTGGGGAAAGATTCATTAGGCACAAACTCGGTGGAACCATCCCATGCGACTCACATTCACGTGGTTCATTCTTCATAACACAACGAACAACTTATGAAAAAGCAGATCGTTTATCGTGGAAGCCTGGTTTTGGCCATGCTTCTGGGAGTAGCAATACAGGTCTCAGCCGGAGAGCAATGGACTGCCCAGAAGGCCCAGGACTGGTATGGGCAAAAAGGGTGGGCTGCGGGTTGCAACTTTACGCCGAGCACAGCCATCAATCAACTCGAGATGTGGCAGGCAGAAACGTTTGATTCTGCGACCATCGACCGGGAGCTGGGCTGGGCTCAAGACATTGGATTCAATGCCGTGCGGATTTTTCTGCACAACATTCCCTGGGAGGAGGACAAGCAAGGTTTCTTGAAGCGAATCGATCAGTTTCTCACGATCGCTGACAAGCATCACATCAAAGTGATCATGGTGCCATTGGATGCGGTATGGGATCCTTATCCAAAGGCGGGCAAGCAGCGCGATCCGAAGCCGCATGTTCACAATTCCGGCTGGGTGCAAAGTCCCGGCGTCGAGATTTTAAAGAACCCGGCTCGCCACGACGAATTGAAAGGTTACATCCAGGGAGTGATCAGCCATTTCAAGGATGACCAACGCATCCTGGCGTGGGATATGTTCAACGAACCTGATAACATGAATCGTCCGGCGTATGAAGCCGCTGAACCGGCAAACAAAGCGCAGTTGTCATTGATGTTGCTCAAAAAAGCTTTCGCCTGGGCGCGCGAAATCAACCCATCCCAACCACTCACCGCAGGTGTTTGGATGGGCAACTGGGAACTGGCTGACAAGCTCCTGCCAATGGAAAAGTTTTGTCTCGAACAGTCGGACGTCATTTCTTTCCACAACTATGGGAATCTGGAGGATATGAAAAAATGTGTGCAGAATCTTAAGCGATATCACCGGCCGGTTGTGTGCACTGAATATATGGCTCGCCCGCAGGGCAGCAGGTTTGATCCGATACTTGGTTATCTGAAGGAGGAAAAAGTTGGAGCCATCAATTGGGGTTTTGTGAATGGCAAGACACAAACGATTTATCCGTGGGACACCTGGACCAAGAACTACACTGCGGCACCCAAAGTGTGGTTTCATGATATTTTTCAGCAGGATGGCACTCCTTACGACGCTAAGGAAGTCGCCTACATCAAGAGTGTGACTTTGAAAAACGAAGTAAGCTCAGCAAAAAGGTAAAACAGTAGATGTGAGTTTTGTGCTGGCCCTCAAATCTGTGCTACAGTCTTTTGATGGTGCGGCTAAATGGCATCAGTGGGAATGTTTATGCATAAAGGGATTGAGAAATCGCGGTACGGTAAGCTTTCGAACGGGACAGAAGTCGAGCTTTACACCCTGCAGAATGCAAATGGCATCATCTGCAAGATCATTACTTTCGGGGGAGCGATTACCGAAATGCACCTGCCAGACCATGAAGGAAAATTTGCCGACGTGGTGTTGGGGTATGATGATCTGGACGGCTATGTAAAGGATACTTCCTACTTCGGGGCACTCATTGGGCGCGTGGCGAATCGAATCGCAGAAGGCAAGTTCGAACTGAATGGCAGGAGTTATACCCTTGCAAAAAATAACGGGCCGAACCATTTGCATGGTGGGCCGAAAGGGTTTCATAAAGTTGTTTGGCAGGCTGAAGCGTCCAATACTGACAAGGGGGCAGTGCTGCGATTGACGTACACCAGTCCTGATGGCGAGGAAGGTTATCCTGGTGCATTGAAAGCTGTGGTCACTTACACGCTGAATGACCAGAACGAACTGCTGCTGGATTATGAAGCGACGTCGGATCAGCCTACCCCGATCAACCTCACCAATCACAGCTATTGGAATCTCGCGGGTGGCGGGACAATTCTGGATCACTTGCTTACATTGGAAGCAGATAGATTTACGCCCGTGGATGGGACGTTAATTCCCACTGGAGAAATAAAACCGGTGAAGGGGACGCCGATGGAGTTCACTACAGCAAAAAGTATCGGTGCCGATTTGCAAAGAATGGGCGGCTCGCCGCCAGGCTACGATCACAATTTTGTGTTGAATGGTGGAACCAAGGTGAATTTGGCGGCGCGGTTGGTTGAGCCAAAAAGCCGTCGTGCTCTGGAAGTCTGGACTGATCAGCCGGGAATTCAATTTTACAGCGGTAATTTTCTGGATGGCTTGGTGAAGGGGAAACGGGGGGACTTTTATCAACGCTACACGGGCCTTTGCCTGGAGACGCAGCAATTTCCAGACTTTGTACACCATCCAAACTTTCCACAGAGCATATTGAAACCGGGGGAAATTTACCGGCAGAATACAGTTTTCCGTTTTCTGGTAATTTAAGCAGGGCTCTCTGTGATTGTTGAGATGGCTGCTTCCATTCAGGAAGCAGCCATCTCTTTATCCGCTGCCGAAATTATTGCGCTTTGGAGAGCCGCTTGTCTGCTTCCATTACGCTGACGATCCCAATATCAATGTTTTGGCCACCGGTGGTTTGATGACAATGGGCCGCGAGGGTGATTTTCGCGCCCGGTTTGAGCAGTGACAGGGCTTGCGGGATGATTTCGAAAGGTTCGTAACCAGTGTTGAACCCCTGTTCCCTGGCAGCCAAGACCCCATTCACATAAATCTCCACGTCCTCGTCGTGATACACGAGGAATTGGAGATTCCCGCTGCTTTCCGTTGGCATGGTGAACTCGCGACGGATCCAGATGTCATCACTGTTCCACTGGGTGCGGATTACAGCTCCTGGTGGATTGGTTCCAAACCCGGCGGCGCCTTCCTTCCAATTCGTCGTATTAAAATCGGGCTCAGTCCAACCCGTGGGAGGCTTTTGAGTGGTATAGCGCCATAGGACAGGGTTTTTCTCAGATGTCGAAACGACTTCCTTGATTTGAGGCGGTTCCGGCAGTGCGGCCCAGTTGCCCACTTTCAAGTGATCACGGCTGGCCCATTTTTTCCACATGCCTTTATCCGAAAGCATCTTGATGAAAAGGCCACCCACAACTGGACGGGCATGCATGCCGTCACTCTTGATATCATCGGTGATGTAGGAATCGGCGAGGGGGCTTCTTGCACTCGTCTGATTTAAGTAATCATAGATCGGAGAGATGATAGTTTCAAAGTCTTCCTGGTTATCAGCGAGAGTGGCGCTCCAAACTGACCAATCCGTCTTGGTGAGGTGGGTGCGGGAATCAAGCGGCACGCCGTACCGTTGCATCACCTTCTTGTAATAAGAGACTTCCTTCTGCGCCACTTCCCGTGGGAAGACATTCAGACCAAGGATTCGGTCCCAGGCGAGATTATATTTTTGACTCCAGGTATTGGGCTTGTCAAAGGCCAGGCGGTAATGATCGCCTTCGGCGGCGGCCTGCATCCAATGGGCTGCATCCGTTTTGGCGAGCTTGGCGTACTTTTCTGCGTTGACCAGGTCACCGCGCATCCGGCAGAGGTCACCGTAAGCGGCAAGGCCCAGAATCGCTTTGACCGAGAGGTTGGCATTGTGAGCCAGGTGCCCCATGAAATCATCCGTGCAAAGCTGATTTTCCGGATCCAGACCGTATTGTTCCAGATATTGTGCCCATTGGGTAAGTTGTGGCCACCAGGGAGTGACAAAGTCCGCGTTGCCTTCCGATTGAGCAATGGCATCGCAGAGCAGGAGCATATTGCCGCTTTCCTCAACCGGCATGCCTTCGCCTCCGTCATCGGTGCCGCGGGCGTTTGGATAGGTGCCAAGGTCATGCGGAGCATTTGGAAACTTCCAGTGCCATGAGGCTGCGTAGCTAAGAATGGGAACGACGGAGGCCTTGGCCAATGTGGGGCTCAGCAGAATCAGCACAGGGTCCATGGGATAAAAGACATCCACCGTGGCAATGTCGCCGTTGCTGGTGTTTTCCTTGGTGAAGAAGAGCGGCTGCTTGTTGGCATCGGCAGCCAGACCACAAGCGGCGAGGCATTGACGATAAGCGAGGGCACAAATCTGAGCGTAGCGGCTACCTCCCACTTTGGTCAGGTCAGCAGTGAGTTGTTCGTCAAATTCTGCGCAACGCTTCGACAGCTTGGGATAATCCTTTGCGGCCACCTGAAAGAGACTTGCAGGAGTGGCACCATTACGGCGC contains the following coding sequences:
- a CDS encoding glutaminase family protein, producing MTKSKSFPATNNCASILAAVALCLSSLSVQTSHAAPAFRPPAVPLVTSDPYFSIWSEADHLTDDATRHWTHHEHSLSSLIRVDGKAFRLMGNNPKDIPAFPQVSVQVTPTRSIYEFEDTGVHVQLTFMTPALPDDLEVLARPVTYLTWSVHSVDGSKHKVQIYDSTSSQLVVNQEQEQVTWAREQAGDLTLLKVGTEEQPVLRSSGDDHRINWGYAYVAAPAAQSKSSMGSGETMARSFARNGDLPDEDIKKMPRAVHDQQPALAFVFNLGEVAAKPIMRQVMIAYDEVYSIKYFGQKLQPYWRRNGATPASLFQVAAKDYPKLSKRCAEFDEQLTADLTKVGGSRYAQICALAYRQCLAACGLAADANKQPLFFTKENTSNGDIATVDVFYPMDPVLILLSPTLAKASVVPILSYAASWHWKFPNAPHDLGTYPNARGTDDGGEGMPVEESGNMLLLCDAIAQSEGNADFVTPWWPQLTQWAQYLEQYGLDPENQLCTDDFMGHLAHNANLSVKAILGLAAYGDLCRMRGDLVNAEKYAKLAKTDAAHWMQAAAEGDHYRLAFDKPNTWSQKYNLAWDRILGLNVFPREVAQKEVSYYKKVMQRYGVPLDSRTHLTKTDWSVWSATLADNQEDFETIISPIYDYLNQTSARSPLADSYITDDIKSDGMHARPVVGGLFIKMLSDKGMWKKWASRDHLKVGNWAALPEPPQIKEVVSTSEKNPVLWRYTTQKPPTGWTEPDFNTTNWKEGAAGFGTNPPGAVIRTQWNSDDIWIRREFTMPTESSGNLQFLVYHDEDVEIYVNGVLAAREQGFNTGYEPFEIIPQALSLLKPGAKITLAAHCHQTTGGQNIDIGIVSVMEADKRLSKAQ
- a CDS encoding aldose epimerase family protein, with translation MHKGIEKSRYGKLSNGTEVELYTLQNANGIICKIITFGGAITEMHLPDHEGKFADVVLGYDDLDGYVKDTSYFGALIGRVANRIAEGKFELNGRSYTLAKNNGPNHLHGGPKGFHKVVWQAEASNTDKGAVLRLTYTSPDGEEGYPGALKAVVTYTLNDQNELLLDYEATSDQPTPINLTNHSYWNLAGGGTILDHLLTLEADRFTPVDGTLIPTGEIKPVKGTPMEFTTAKSIGADLQRMGGSPPGYDHNFVLNGGTKVNLAARLVEPKSRRALEVWTDQPGIQFYSGNFLDGLVKGKRGDFYQRYTGLCLETQQFPDFVHHPNFPQSILKPGEIYRQNTVFRFLVI
- a CDS encoding cellulase family glycosylhydrolase; this encodes MKKQIVYRGSLVLAMLLGVAIQVSAGEQWTAQKAQDWYGQKGWAAGCNFTPSTAINQLEMWQAETFDSATIDRELGWAQDIGFNAVRIFLHNIPWEEDKQGFLKRIDQFLTIADKHHIKVIMVPLDAVWDPYPKAGKQRDPKPHVHNSGWVQSPGVEILKNPARHDELKGYIQGVISHFKDDQRILAWDMFNEPDNMNRPAYEAAEPANKAQLSLMLLKKAFAWAREINPSQPLTAGVWMGNWELADKLLPMEKFCLEQSDVISFHNYGNLEDMKKCVQNLKRYHRPVVCTEYMARPQGSRFDPILGYLKEEKVGAINWGFVNGKTQTIYPWDTWTKNYTAAPKVWFHDIFQQDGTPYDAKEVAYIKSVTLKNEVSSAKR